Proteins co-encoded in one Arachis hypogaea cultivar Tifrunner chromosome 11, arahy.Tifrunner.gnm2.J5K5, whole genome shotgun sequence genomic window:
- the LOC112720608 gene encoding uncharacterized protein → MSWLSSITNSLRLDDDDVDVDDQQPQQQNHNKHTPNPETATVDPKSSTKPEPDSQSEPSTPTARGVKEDLSELKQTISRRLWGVASFLAPPSDPEPKSEPQISDPERATDEDLIAGIRSDFAEISGRFRSGISKLSENKAVSEITKIASNFLQLGSEEERSLSDYNLNGVVGFNEDVVSFARSIAMHPETWLDFPLPDDPESDDFELSDFQQEHALAVERLAPRLAALRMELCPGYMSDGCFWKIYFVLLHPRLDKNDAVILSTPPIMEARAMLTEVLDKRKKKKQEQNLSAGSSVPSEEAEHFLFVPTSAQQESNPQHMPVVEAAPSAVMFDVEMDKHVQISNVPTEKAEHGLSVPTSFQQESHPLQTSVVEAAPSVVLDAKMDKHPPAQNSTVQSKETKKHLPVHTSVQQESQPLQTSVVEAAPSAVVSDVKMDNPVQSTQVQDTKKSMVKEAPVKPSIDQSSSSSVNKISDELDEDDDWLKEDDTPEMAGLTGTSNPTANDDDVSFSDLEEDDV, encoded by the exons ATGTCATGGCTATCATCAATCACGAACTCACTCAGACTCGACGACGACGACGTCGACGTTGATGATCAACAACCACAACAGCAAAACCACAATAAACACACTCCCAATCCGGAAACCGCCACCGTTGACCCCAAATCCTCAACCAAACCAGAACCCGACTCACAATCCGAACCATCCACTCCCACTGCACGGGGCGTCAAAGAAGACCTCTCCGAGCTCAAACAAACCATCTCGCGCCGATTATGGGGCGTCGCTTCTTTCCTCGCCCCTCCCTCCGATCCCGAACCAAAATCCGAACCTCAGATCTCGGATCCCGAACGTGCTACCGATGAGGACCTAATTGCAGGGATCCGAAGCGATTTCGCCGAGATAAGTGGAAGGTTCAGGAGCGGAATCTCTAAGCTCTCTGAAAACAAGGCCGTGTCTGAGATTACCAAAATAGCCTCCAATTTTCTCCAGCTTGGTTCTGAAGAGGAGCGCTCTCTCAGCGACTACAATCTAAATGGCGTCGTTGGATTTAATGAAGACGTAGTTTCATTCGCCAGGAGCATAGCCATGCACCCCGAGACTTGGCTCGATTTCCCTCTGCCCGATGATCCTGAATCTGATG aTTTTGAGTTATCGGATTTCCAACAAGAACATGCTCTGGCTGTTGAACGGTTGGCACCAAGGTTAGCTGCTCTAAGAATGGAACTTTGTCCTGGATACATGAGCGATGGTTGCTTTTGGAAGATATACTTTGTACTCCTGCACCCTAGACTCGACAAAAATGATGCTGTCATTTTATCAACCCCACCA ATAATGGAAGCCAGAGCAATGTTAACTGAGGTGTTagacaaaaggaaaaagaaaaagcaagagcaAAACTTATCTGCCGGCAGCAGTGTTCCATCAGAAGAGGCTGAACACTTTCTTTTTGTGCCAACCAGTGCTCAACAGGAATCCAATCCTCAGCACATGCCTGTTGTTGAAGCAGCCCCATCTGCAGTTATGTTTGATGTCGAGATGGATAAACATGTCCAAATTAGCAATGTTCCCACAGAAAAGGCAGAACATGGTCTGTCTGTGCCAACCAGTTTTCAACAGGAATCACATCCTCTGCAAACATCTGTTGTTGAAGCAGCCCCATCTGTTGTGCTTGATGCCAAGATGGATAAACATCCTCCTGCCCAGAATAGCACTGTTCAGTCCAAAGAAACCAAAAAGCACTTGCCAGTGCATACCAGCGTTCAACAAGAATCCCAACCTCTGCAGACATCTGTTGTTGAAGCAGCCCCATCTGCGGTTGTTTCTGATGTCAAGATGGATAATCCTGTCCAAAGCACTCAAGTTCAGGATACCAAGAAATCTATGGTTAAAGAAGCTCCAGTGAAACCCTCTATAGACCAATCATCATCTAGTTCTGTAAATAAAATTTCTGATGAGTTGGATGAGGATGATGATTGGTTGAAAGAGGATGATACTCCTGAAATGGCTGGTCTCACTGGAACTTCAAACCCTACTGCAAATGACGATGATGTCTCATTTAGTGACCTTGAGGAGGATGATGTTTAA